The Paenibacillus sp. G2S3 region CTATACGTATGATGCCGCTCTCCCTCAAAATACAGCACACAATCCACCATATGTTCAAGCATCCTTGGGCCTGCAATAGCTCCTTCCTTGGTGACATGCCCAACGAGAACTGTAGCAATTCCCCGAATCTTAGCGATACGCATAAATCTTGTCGTACATTCCCGAACCTGGGTCACGCTGCCTGGCGCACTGGTTACTTCTGGCATAAATACAGTCTGAATTGAATCGATAACAAGAAATTGCGGTTGAATTTGTTCAATCGCTTCTTCTATGCTTTCCATATTCGTCTCACATAGTACATATAGCTCAGCTGACAACGCACCGAGGCGATCCGCACGCAGCTTAGTTTGCCTTACCGATTCTTCGCCCGAAATGTACAGCACTCGCAATCCCTGAGTAGTCAGAGCATGCGATGTCTGTAATAAGAGCGTAGATTTACCGATTCCTGGGTCTCCCCCTACTAGTACCAGCGATCCTGGCACGATCCCCCCACCGAGAACACGGTTAAGCTCACCTATACCTGTCAGTATGCGCGGTTCCTTGTCACTTTCTATACTTATGATCGATTGTGCCTTTTCTTTACTATGAAAAATAGGGGCATTCATTCCCTGTGTTTTGACTACGCTTTCCGTTTCCTCCACCATGGAGTTCCAAGCTTGGCACCCGGGACATTTACCGAACCATTTTGGCGATTCGTATCCACAATCGGTGCAAAAAAATTTAGTTTTTGGTTTAGCCATTTGTTCTCCTTACGGTCCGAACTTTTAAATTGCGGATATTTTCTTCTAATGAAAGTTTACCATTTCTGCCCCTTTAACGAAAGGTCATTCGGAATTTGTACTAAATGTATATTTTTAAGAGATAAATTTTCAACAAGTATAACCGCCTTCGGCCTCTTTATAAGGACGGTAAGCGTTTAAGCGAGAAATATAAGAAATAACGTATGGTGTGAAACTTATACTTTCTTATATTTAAAAAAGCTCCCGCCCCTCAATAAACTGAGGAGCGGAAGCTTTATTTATTCCGTTTTTTATTCGGATTCTACTTCTTTTTCAAGCAGTGGTGCTACAGGAGCATCCACTTTATTCACTACAAGTTCTCCGCCAACTTCATCAATGTTGAGGGAATCACCCTTTTGGATATTACCTCTCAACAATTCCTCAGAGAGACGGTCTTCAATATGCTTCTGAATCGCACGACGCAATGGACGTGCACCGAAGGCTGGGTCATAACCTTCTTTAGCCAAGAAAGCCTTCGCCGCATCCGTGAGTACGAAATCAACATCATATTCACGCAGCCGCTTGCGCAGTTCATCAGACATCAACGTAACGATTTCAGCAATATGCTTCTCATCGAGGGAATGGAAGACTATGATTTCGTCAATCCGGTTCAAGAACTCTGGACGGAAGCTCTTCTTGAGCTCTTCCATAACCTTGCCCTTCATATTACCGTATTCTGCTCCGGCATCTTGTACAGCTGTGAATCCAAGTGTCGAATTCTTCTTGATCGCTTGTGCGCCTACGTTAGAAGTCAGAATAATTAATGTATTACGGAAATCGACTACCCGTCCTTTAGAGTCAGTCAAACGACCATCTTCAAGAACTTGCAGCAAAATGTTAAACACTTCTGGGTGCGCTTTTTCAATTTCATCAAGCAGCACTACAGAATAAGGTTTACGGCGTACCTTCTCGGTTAATTGGCCACCTTCTTCATAGCCAACATATCCAGGAGGGGCTCCGACTAAACGGGACGTGGAGTGCTTCTCCATGTATTCCGACATATCAATACGGATGACCGCATTCTCATCGCCGAACATGGCTTCAGCCAATGCACGCGCCAACTCAGTTTTACCTACACCAGTAGGGCCGAGGAAAATAAAGGAACCCATTGGACGTTTCGGATCTTTAAGGCCCGCACGCGCACGGCGTAGTGCCCGGCTAACTGCCTTAACAGCTTCGTCCTGACCGATCACTCGTTCATGCAGTAAAGCCTCCATGTTAAGCAGACGGTCGGTCTCCTCTTCCTTCAGCTTACTTACAGGTATACCCGTCCAGCTAGCTACAACCTGTGCGATGTCTTCAGGTGTAACCTCTGAATCCGTGCGACCCTGTTTTTCTTTCCATTGGTTCTTAGTCGTATCAAGCTCTTCACGGATTTTTTGCTCTGTATCACGCAAGGCAGCCGCTTTTTCAAACTCTTGACTCTGCACTGCGGAATCTTTCTCCTTGCGGATATCATCCAAGCGCATTTCCAGTTCCTTCAGATTTGGCGGTATGGTGTAAGAGTGAAGCCTTACTTTAGATCCCGCTTCATCGATAAGGTCAATCGCTTTATCTGGTAGGAAACGATCCGGGATGTAACGATCGGACAACTTCACTGCTTCCACAATAGCTTCATCCGTAATCTTCACACGGTGATGCGCTTCATAACGATCACGAAGACCAAATAGAATTTGTACAGCTTCTTCCGGAGAAGGTTGATCCACCGTAATCGGTTGGAAACGTCGCTCCAATGCTGCATCTTTTTCAATATATTTACGATATTCGTCAAGCGTAGTCGCACCAATGCACTGAAGTTCTCCACGGGCTAAAGCCGGCTTCAGAATGTTAGAAGCGTCAATTGCACCTTCCGCGCCACCAGCACCGATCAAAGTATGCAGCTCATCGATAAAGAGCACGATATTACCTGCTTGGCGAATCTCATCCATAATTTTCTTGAGGCGGTCTTCGAACTCACCGCGATATTTTGTTCCAGCCACTACTGAGCCCATGTCGAGGGTCATGACGCGTTTATCGCGAAGCGTTTCTGGAATTTCATTGTTGATAATCTTTTGTGCAAGTCCTTCAGCGATAGCTGTTTTACCAACACCAGGTTCACCGATCAGTACCGGGTTATTCTTAGTCCGGCGACTCAGTACCTGAATAACACGTTCAATTTCCTTGCTACGGCCGATAACAGGGTCTAGATTGCCCTCCTTAGCATAGGCAGTCAAATCGCGCGCAAGACCATCTAGGGTCGGTGTGCTGACGTTAGCCGGAGTCCCACTATGACTAGAGGCTGCCTCGCTGCTTCCCAGGAGTTGAAGCACTTGTTGACGAGCTTTGTTCAAGCTGATGCCGAGGTTATTAAGCACACGAGCCGCGACACCTTCTCCTTCACGGATAAGTCCAAGCAAAATATGCTCAGTGCCAACATACGTATGACCCAGTTTGCGGGCTTCGTCCATCGACAGCTCAATCACTTTTTTAGCGCGAGGAGTATAAGCAATGTTCGTAGGCTGTTCTTGACCTCTGCCAATCAGTGTCTCCACTTCGTCCTGGATTTTTTCAAGACCTAGCCCTAAAGCTATTAATGCCTTAGCAGCAATGCCGTCTCCTTCACGAATAAGTCCGAGCAAAATATGTTCTGTACCAATATTGTTGTGTCCTAAACGAACAGCTTCTTCCTGCGCCAGCGCTAGCACTTTTTGTGCGCGTTCCGTAAATCTTCCAAACATCATATCTCCTGCACCTCCATGAATAGTAAATATCTATATTAATGTTGTGTTCCCAGTGTCTCTCGGAGCAGTTTTGCCCGATACATATCTCGTTCAGTGGCGTTCAGCTCATCGCCGAACATCTTTTGCAGAAATCCTGGCTGTGTCTTAACGTTAAGTTCATTAAGCACGGAAATCGAAAGGCCTTCCAGAATACCAAGGTCAACCCCAAGTCTCACATCAGACAGTCGTTGTGCAGATTCTTTAAGCTCCATAAGAGCCGCATAACATAAAATCCCGTAAGAACGCTTCACTCGGTCTGTTATTCTCAGTGCGGAATCAACAAGCAACCGTTCACGTGCATTTCGCTCATGCTCTATAATCTGGGTGACTACACTGTGAAGGTTCTCTATAATTTCACTTTCCGTTTGACCGAGAGTGATCTGATTAGAAATTTGAAAGATGTTCCCTACTGCTTCGCTACCCTCACCGTAAATTCCTCTTACCGTCAATCCCACTTGATTCACTGCGGACAGTATGCGATTGATCTGATGAGTCATTACAAGCGCTGGTAGATGCAGCATTACCGAGGCACGGAGCCCTGTACCTACATTAGTGGGACAACTGGTCAAATATCCTCTTTTATCATCAAAAGCGTAATTGACAGCTGCCTCAAATATATCATCGATCGCCGTCGCACGTTCCCATGCTTCTCTAACCTGAAGACCAGGAAACAGACATTGGATTCGCAGATGGTCCTCTTCGTTAATCATGATGCTGACCGACTCATCTTCATTTAATAATACAGCCGCACTGCGCGAATCATTAGCCAAGTTAGGACTGATTAGATGCTTCTCAACCAGTACCTTTTTGTCCAGTTCATTCACTTCATCAAGCTTTAGGAGTTGAAAGGATCCGAAATCTGCAGCTGCTTCTTCATGAAACACAGGAGCCAGCAGCTCTAATACTTCTTCCGATTGCTCTAAGGAAGCCAGCATTGGGAACGGAAGATGCTCTAGATTACGGGCAATACGCATACGACTGCTAATTACAATCTCGGAGTGACTACCTCCAGAACGCATCCAATCACTAAGCGCTTGTTCAGTAAATCGGAGACTTGACATGTCATATCCCCCCTATATATCAAAGACTTTACTCTTGTGCTATTTCTTTTTCAAGTTTACGAATCTGATCTCGCAGCTCTGCCGCTTTCTCGAATTCTTCTTGTGTAATGCTTTGCTGTAGTTCCTGCTTGAGTTCATCAATCTGGCGTCTAAATACTATCTGAGCTCCTGCACGTTTCGGTATCTTACCTACATGTGAAGTACTGCCATGCACTCGCTTAAAAAGCGGATCCAGTGCGCTGTTAAAATATTTATAACAGGAGCTACAGCCAAAACGGCCTAATTTGCTAAACTGGGAGTACGTCATCCCACAATTCTCACATTGCAGACTCTGCGTAGTCTTCGTTGCAGCCGACTTCTCCTTGCCGGCACCTTCAAGATCAAGCAGACCTGACAGCAGACTGTGTATAGAGAATCCTCCAGCCGTTCCGGGAATGAGTTCACCCTTCTCCCGTGCACAGCTCTCGCAGATATGAAACTCCGTCTTCTCTCCATTCACGATCTTAGTGAAGTGGAGTGTTGCCGGCTTGACGCCACATTCCTGGCATTGCATAAGCGAAAGCCCCTCCCTTATGGTTGACAATTATTTGCCTAACAAAGAGATTAACATCGCCTTCATAATCTTGGCACGAATCTCATCCCGGTATGGAATCTTAACCGTTAGGCATTCACGAGAAACAGCAGCGCGCATAAGGCACGCTTCACGCTTACTTAGAAAACCAGCTTCCTCCAGCTGATAAATCAGCCCTTCAGCAGCGTTCTGATCAATCCCGCCACCTATAGTATGGTTTAAATGGGCATGCAGTGCCACGTTTGGTGGCAATTCAAAACGTTGAATACGAATATATCCCCCGCCACCACGCTTACTTTCCACCACATAACCTTTTTCCAGAGTAAAGCGTGTACTGATGACATAATTGATCTGTGACGGTACGCATGAGAACTGGTCCGCCAGGTCATTTCGCTGGATTTCCACCGTACCTTCGGGACTTTCATGCAAAATATTCTTCAGATATTGTTCGATAATATCAGAGATATTGCGCATCACTCATCCTCCAGTGCTTAAATCTTTATAATACCAATTGCAACTTGCATTCATAATGACAATGGTCTTTAATTGAACTTAAACATTTGTGGATAATCCCACACGTTCAAAGAATCGGATCGCTGTCATTAAGCTTCGTTGACTTTGACTTTCTTTGACTTTTTAATATTATAACATATTCTGTGCTAATTCCAAGTGGATTCTCTTATTTTTCACTTTTTTCAGCGAATGTATTCGGAAATAAAGAACTCTCCCAACTTCTTTCGAAGGGGAGAGCCTAATTTTTGTCAAGTATAAACGCCTTCGGCGCCCTTATTAGGACGATAAGCGTTTAAACGAGAAATATAAGGATAATGTACAGCGTGAAACTTATACTTTCTTATATTTTTAAAAATGATCAAATAATGCTGTCTGTGCTTGTGGTAGAATTTCCTCGAACCACTCCAGTGCCGCTGACTGACCTGTAACACTTCCATAACGAGCCATTTCTGTTGGACGTTTGTATCCAAGCATCAAGGCCGTCAATGTGCCTATGTCACAGCTTAAGTCTGCTTCTGCCCGCTCCCCTTCCACTCGGGTTAAAGTAGCCGATCCCTCATTAGAGATGTTCCATGCCCACAATCCATCATTCCAAGGTGCATATTTATCTTTAATATATATAAGCTGCTGCTTTTGGCTGCTGTATCCTCTGAAGGTGTAACTTTCTATGAATGCCTTGGCATTAACAATGCGCCCCATAAAATAAGGATAATTCTCCTGCCCTATACGCGGATCTGGTAACAAGAAGGGTAACATGTCGTCCGAAGGCACCAGCTTTAAGGATGCCCCGGTCACCATCGAATCATGGTTCGCCAGAAATGTCCACAGCCCCTGCCTAGCTTGTTCATTCAAAAATACAAATTCATCAATAACCAGTTCTCTGTTCTCTACCTTATACAGCACGTATCCCTCTGGTTCACCACTCTTGGAGTAAAACACTGCACTCTTTCCTTCATCATCTAAAACAGAGTTCTCCCACCAGTCCAAATCGCGCTTAAGTGTCCCGTTATATTGGACAGCGAATCGATTGTATAAGCTATCCAATACTTCGATATCTTTTATGTCCCGTTTAACCTTGCCCTCAACTTCAACCTTCTTGGGAAACTTCGCTACTGGAATGGAGTATTTCTTATATTCACAATAAACTTCCCAGCCAAATTTACGATAAAAAGGAATTAAGAACGGATGTAGAAAAGAGAGCGTTTGACCCGCCTCATTCATCGTATGCAGCGCATGAGTCAGAAGATTTGCCACATGTCCTTGTCTGCGGTTCTCCGGCCATGTAGCTACTCCTGCTATGCCACCCATAGGTACCACTCTACCCTGTATGTACACTTGGAAAGGAATAATCGTCAATTTAGCTTCCAATGTTCCGTCCTCAAAAGCACCCCATACCTGTTCAGCCTTGAATCTTTCCTTAGCACTTGCCCTTTTTTCACTAGGAAGCTTGTACTGAAAAGCATATTCTGACAAGTTCATGCTTGCTTCGAATTCTTCTGAACGTAACTGTCTTATTACCACAAACTCACCTCATCCTTTATAAAATTACTTTTAGGATAAGTATAACAAGAGCGTCAATTGTGCGCTAATCTATTGCATAATTTATAACTTTATTTTTAGTTATCCACAGCTCTATGCAGTTATAAAAATAGTCTTGAAATCTTGTCCTATCCAAGTTAAAATAGTTATCCACTTATCAATAGCTCTATCCACATAATTCCGGCTATATCCACAGCAACCCGTGTATTACTTAGGTTTTCTGTTGACAGATCCATATAAATATGTATTTAATCCACACTATTTAGGGATTTTTTCTCTTTCATTCATCTATCCACATGTGCGTAACTTTTCTGCAAATCCAAGACTTTATCCACAAGTTTTCCACAGACTATAATAGACGCAAAAAAGCCACTGTCGATTAGTCAACAGTGGTCTAATTGTGCTTGGCAACGTCCTACTCTCCCAGGACCCTTCGGTCCAAGTACCATTGGCGCTGGAGGGCTTAACGGTCGTGTTCGGGATGGGTACGCGTGGAACCCCTCCGCTATCGCCACCAAACATGCGTCTGTGAAACAGACGCTGCCGCGTGAAATTTCGTTCATCACCAGAAGTGAGAATGAATTTCTAAGCGTGTTACAGGCTTGATGCCTGAAAACTGAATCCGAATTGAATTTGCGTTCTAAGTATAGGATAAGCCCTCGACCGATTAGTATTGGTCAGCTCCATGCATTACTGCACTTCCACCTCCAACCTATCTACCTCGTCGTCTTCAAGGGGTCTTACTAATTGGGAAATCTCATCTTGAGGGGGGCTTCACGCTTAGATGCTTTCAGCGCTTATCCCGTCCGTACGTAGCTACCCAGCCATGCTTCTGGCGAAACAACTGGTGCACCAGCGGTACGTCCATCCCGGTCCTCTCGTACTAAGGACAGCTCCTCTCAAATTTCCTGCGCCCACGACAGATAGGGACCGAACTGTCTCACGACGTTCTGAACCCAGCTCGCGTACCGCTTTAATGGGCGAACAGCCCAACCCTTGGGACCTACTTCAGCCCCAGGATGCGATGAGCCGACATCGAGGTGCCAAACCTCCCCGTCGATGTGGACTCTTGGGGGAGATAAGCCTGTTATCCCCAGGGTAGCTTTTATCCGTTGAGCGATGGCCCTTCCATGCGGTACCACCGGATCACTAAGTCCGACTTTCGTCCCTGCTCGACTTGTAGGTCTCGCAGTCAAGCTCCCTTATGCCTTTGCACTCTTCGAATGATTTCCAACCATTCTGAGGGAACCTTGGAACGCCTCCGTTACTCTTTAGGAGGCGACCGCCCCAGTCAAACTGCCCGCCTGACACGGTCCCCGTACCCGATAAGGGTACTAGGTTAGAACCTAGATACGATCAGGGTGGTATCCCAACGGCGCCTCCACCGAAGCTTGCGCTCCGATTTCTACGGCTCCCACCTATCCTGTACAGATCGTACCCAAATTCAATATCAAGCTGCAGTAAAGCTCCATGGGGTCTTTCCGTCTTGTCGCGGGTAACCTGCATCTTCACAGGTATTAAAATTTCACCGGATCTCTCGTTGAGACAGCGCCCAAGTCGTTACGCCATTCGTGCGGGTCAGAATTTACCTGACAAGGAATTTCGCTACCTTAGGACCGTTATAGTTACGGCCGCCGTTTACTGGGGCTTCGGTTCATAGCTTCGGATTGCTCCTAACCACTCCCCTTAACCTTCCAGCACCGGGCAGGCGTCAGCCCGTATACTTCGCCTTGCGGCTTCGCACAGACCTGTGTTTTTGCTAAACAGTCGCTTGGGCCTTTTCACTGCGGCCCCCTCGTGCTATTCACACTACCGGGGCACCCCTTCTCCCGAAGTTACGGGGTCATTTTGCCGAGTTCCTTAACGAGAGTTCTTCCGCGCGCCTTAGAATTCTCTTCTCGCCTACCTGTGTCGGTTTGCGGTACGGGCACCTTCTCCTGGCTAGAGGCTTTTCTTGGCAGTGTGAGATCATGACCTTCGCTACTACAATTTTCGCTCCCCATCACAGCCCAGCCTTAATGATGTGCGGATTTGCCTACACATCAGCCTCACTGCTTAGACGGACATATCCATCAGTCCGCGTCACTACCCTCCTGCGTCACCCCATCGCTCATAGCGGATTACGGTGGTACAGTAATTTCAAACTGTTGTCCTTCGACTACGCCTTTCGGCCTCGCCTTAGGTCCCGACTTACCCTGAGCGGACGAGCCTTCCTCAGGAAACCTTGGGCTTTCGGCGGATCAGATTCTCACTGATCTTTTCGTTACTCATACCGGCATTCTCACTTGTATGCTGTCCAGCGCTCCTTACGGTACACCTTCAACCCACATACAACGCTCCCCTACCCCAGATACATACGTATCTAGCCATAGCTTCGGTGGTGTGTTTAGCCCCGTTACATTTTCGGCGCAGAGTCACTCGACCAGTGAGCTATTACGCACTCTTTCAATGGTGGCTGCTTCTAAGCCAACATCCTGGTTGTCTGTGCAACTCCACATCCTTTCCCACTTAACACACACTTGGGGACCTTAGCTGATGGTCTGGGCTGTTTCCCTTTTGACAATGGATCTTAGCACTCACTGTCTGACTCCCGGCAATAAGTATATGGCATTCGGAGTTTGACTGAGCTTGGTAATCCTTGCGGACCCCGCACCCAATCAGTGCTCTACCTCCACTACTCTTATACCGAGGCTAGCCCTAAAGCTATTTCGGGGAGAACCAGCTATCTCCGAGTTCGATTGGAATTTCTCCGCTACCCCCACCTCATCCCCGCACTTTTCAACGTACGTGGGTTCGGGCCTCCAGTGCGTGTTACCGCACCTTCACCCTGGACAGGGGTAGATCACACGGTTTCGGGTCTACGTCCACATACTAAATCGCCCTATTCAGACTCGCTTTCGCTGCGGCTCCACCTTCTCGGCTTAACCTTGCATGTTAAACGTAACTCGCCGGTTCATTCTACAAAAGGCACGCCATCACCCATAGATAGGGCTCTGACTTTTTGTAAGCACACGGTTTCAGGTTCTATTTCACTCCCCTTCCGGGGTGCTTTTCACCTTTCCCTCACGGTACTGTTTCACTATCGGTCGCCAGGTAGTATTTAGCCTTAGCAGATGGTCCTGCTGGATTCATACGGGGTTTCACGTGCCCCGCACTACTCGGGATCCGTCTCGGAGAGAACACAGTTTAGGCTACAGGGCTTTTACCTCTATCGCGGGCCTTTCCAGACCTCTTCGCCTACCATATTCCTTTGTAACTCCATGTGAGACGTCCCACAACCCCTAAGAGCAAGCTCTTAGGTTTAGGCTGTTCCGCGTTCGCTCGCCGCTACTGACGGAATCACTATTGTTTTCTCTTCCTCAGGGTACTTAGATGTTTCAGTTCCCCTGGTCTGCCTCTACATTTCCTATGTATTCAGAAATGAGTAACTGCGAATTACCACAGCTGGGTTTCCCCATTCGGACACCCCCGGATCAAAGCTTGCTTACAGCTCCCCGAGGCAGTTTCGTTGTTCGCCACGTCCTTCGTCGGCTCCTGGCGCCTAGGCATCCTCCGTGTGCTCTTATTAGCTTAACCTTTGCTCCGATGTTTCGCTTGTTCGCACAATCGATAATCTTCGCTTCCAGCTAATAACTAACGTACTTGTTTACACAAGTTATAGCTAAAAGATGTTCTAAAACGCAAATTCGTTTCGGTATCCAGTTTTCAAGGATCAAGATAAAAATATTCTAGACATAACAAATAGATGAAGTTTGTTGGTGGAGCCAAGCGGGATCGAACCGCTGACCTCCTGCTTGCAAGGCAGGCGCTCTCCCAGCTGAGCTATGGCCCCGCAAATTCCATCAAAACCGAACAAATGGATACGCGTTAAATGATTGTGGAAGTTTAACTTCCGATTTGAATGTCTTCATTGCAGAAGACGATTCTCCATAGAAAGGAGGTGATCCAGCCGCACCTTCCGATACGGCTACCTTGTTACGACTTCACCCCAATCATCTACCCCACCTTCGGCGGCTGGCTCCCTTGCGGGTTACCCCACCGACTTCGGGTGTTGTAAACTCTCGTGGTGTGACGGGCGGTGTGTACAAGACCCGGGAACGTATTCACCGCGGCATGCTGATCCGCGATTACTAGCAATTCCGACTTCATGCAGGCGAGTTGCAGCCTGCAATCCGAACTGAGACCGGCTTTGATGGGATTGGCTTCACCTCGCGGCTTCGCTTCCCGTTGTACCGGCCATTGTAGTACGTGTGTAGCCCAGGTCATAAGGGGCATGATGATTTGACGTCATCCCCACCTTCCTCCGGTTTGTCACCGGCAGTCACTCTAGAGTGCCCAACATGACTTGCTGGCAACTAAAGTTAAGGGTTGCGCTCGTTGCGGGACTTAACCCAACATCTCACGACACGAGCTGACGACAACCATGCACCACCTGTCTCCTCTGTCCCGAAGGCCGCTGCTATCTCTAGCAGATTCAGAGGGATGTCAAGACCTGGTAAGGTTCTTCGCGTTGCTTCGAATTAAACCACATACTCCACTGCTTGTGCGGGTCCCCGTCAATTCCTTTGAGTTTCAGTCTTGCGACCGTACTCCCCAGGCGGAGTGCTTACTGTGTTAACTTCGGCACCAAGGGTATCGAAACCCCTAACACCTAGCACTCATCGTTTACGGCGTGGACTACCAGGGTATCTAATCCTGTTTGCTCCCCACGCTTTCGCGCCTCAGCGTCAGTTACAGCCCAGAAAGTCGCCTTCGCCACTGGTGTTCCTCCACATATCTACGCATTTCACCGCTACACGTGGAATTCCACTTTCCTCTTCTGTACTCAAGTCACCCAGTTTCCAGTGCGACCTTAGGTTGAGCCCAAGGTTTAAACACCAGACTTAAATGACCGCCTGCGCGCGCTTTACGCCCAATAATTCCGGACAACGCTTGCCCCCTACGTATTACCGCGGCTGCTGGCACGTAGTTAGCCGGGGCTTTCTTCTCAGGTACCGTCACTCCGATAGCAGTTACTCTACCGGACGTTCTTCCCTGGCAACAGAGCTTTACGATCCGAAAACCTTCATCACTCACGCGGCGTTGCTCCGTCAGACTTTCGTCCATTGCGGAAGATTCCCTACTGCTGCCTCCCGTAGGAGTCTGGGCCGTGTCTCAGTCCCAGTGTGGCCGTTCACCCTCTCAGGTCGGCTACGCATCGTCGCCTTGGTGGGCCGTTACCCCACCAACTAGCTAATGCGCCGCAGGCCCATCCCTCAGTGACAGATTGCTCCGTCTTTCATTCTTCCTTCAGGAGAAAAAAGAAATTATCCGGTATTAGCTACCGTTTCCGGTAGTTATCCCAGTCTAAGGGGCAGGTTGCCTACGTGTTACTCACCCGTCCGCCGCTAAGTACTTTTGAAAGCAAGCTTTCAAAAGTACTCCGCTCGACTTGCATGTATTAGGCACGCCGCCAGCGTTCGTCCTGAGCCAGGATCAAACTCTCCAATTAGTATTGAAAAGAGCGATATGCTCATTTTGAAACTGACGATTCATTAAATGAATCTTTTAAAAATTAACGCGTTCCATTTGTTCAGTTTTCAAAGAACTTGCCCCTGGCATTTCGACATCCAATGTCTCTTGCACAGGAATTAGAGTATATCATGTTTCCGTATTTCTTGTCAACTTATTTTTTCATCGTTTGTGATTCATTTGTTCGATGCGTCATAAGCACAAGAGATAATATACCATGCCATTCTTATGTTTGCAAGCTTTTTTTGAAATAAAAATAATCTACGAATAATAACTTTAAAACTAGCACAAACCAACACAAATTGATTCCCATAATCCATGATTTATGGCTAAATAGAATTTATCACAATCCCATATATTAACTTCTAATGAAAAGTACAGAGAGGAGCCTAAATGAAAAACAATCCATCTACTGCTGCGACCCAAATAGACACCAAGGACAAGGAGCAGCGTAATCTGCAGCAAGCAACGATCTATAAGATTTTGCTGGCTGTCAGCTTTGTTCATTTATTTAATGATTCTATTCAGGCAGTCATCCCTGCAATCTTTCCTATTCTCAAAGATAACTTAATGCTCTCCTTCGCTCAGATTGGGTGGATTTCCTTCGCCTTAAACATGACGTCCTC contains the following coding sequences:
- a CDS encoding GNAT family N-acetyltransferase translates to MVIRQLRSEEFEASMNLSEYAFQYKLPSEKRASAKERFKAEQVWGAFEDGTLEAKLTIIPFQVYIQGRVVPMGGIAGVATWPENRRQGHVANLLTHALHTMNEAGQTLSFLHPFLIPFYRKFGWEVYCEYKKYSIPVAKFPKKVEVEGKVKRDIKDIEVLDSLYNRFAVQYNGTLKRDLDWWENSVLDDEGKSAVFYSKSGEPEGYVLYKVENRELVIDEFVFLNEQARQGLWTFLANHDSMVTGASLKLVPSDDMLPFLLPDPRIGQENYPYFMGRIVNAKAFIESYTFRGYSSQKQQLIYIKDKYAPWNDGLWAWNISNEGSATLTRVEGERAEADLSCDIGTLTALMLGYKRPTEMARYGSVTGQSAALEWFEEILPQAQTALFDHF
- a CDS encoding UvrB/UvrC motif-containing protein, which produces MQCQECGVKPATLHFTKIVNGEKTEFHICESCAREKGELIPGTAGGFSIHSLLSGLLDLEGAGKEKSAATKTTQSLQCENCGMTYSQFSKLGRFGCSSCYKYFNSALDPLFKRVHGSTSHVGKIPKRAGAQIVFRRQIDELKQELQQSITQEEFEKAAELRDQIRKLEKEIAQE
- the clpC gene encoding ATP-dependent protease ATP-binding subunit ClpC codes for the protein MMFGRFTERAQKVLALAQEEAVRLGHNNIGTEHILLGLIREGDGIAAKALIALGLGLEKIQDEVETLIGRGQEQPTNIAYTPRAKKVIELSMDEARKLGHTYVGTEHILLGLIREGEGVAARVLNNLGISLNKARQQVLQLLGSSEAASSHSGTPANVSTPTLDGLARDLTAYAKEGNLDPVIGRSKEIERVIQVLSRRTKNNPVLIGEPGVGKTAIAEGLAQKIINNEIPETLRDKRVMTLDMGSVVAGTKYRGEFEDRLKKIMDEIRQAGNIVLFIDELHTLIGAGGAEGAIDASNILKPALARGELQCIGATTLDEYRKYIEKDAALERRFQPITVDQPSPEEAVQILFGLRDRYEAHHRVKITDEAIVEAVKLSDRYIPDRFLPDKAIDLIDEAGSKVRLHSYTIPPNLKELEMRLDDIRKEKDSAVQSQEFEKAAALRDTEQKIREELDTTKNQWKEKQGRTDSEVTPEDIAQVVASWTGIPVSKLKEEETDRLLNMEALLHERVIGQDEAVKAVSRALRRARAGLKDPKRPMGSFIFLGPTGVGKTELARALAEAMFGDENAVIRIDMSEYMEKHSTSRLVGAPPGYVGYEEGGQLTEKVRRKPYSVVLLDEIEKAHPEVFNILLQVLEDGRLTDSKGRVVDFRNTLIILTSNVGAQAIKKNSTLGFTAVQDAGAEYGNMKGKVMEELKKSFRPEFLNRIDEIIVFHSLDEKHIAEIVTLMSDELRKRLREYDVDFVLTDAAKAFLAKEGYDPAFGARPLRRAIQKHIEDRLSEELLRGNIQKGDSLNIDEVGGELVVNKVDAPVAPLLEKEVESE
- a CDS encoding CtsR family transcriptional regulator, with amino-acid sequence MRNISDIIEQYLKNILHESPEGTVEIQRNDLADQFSCVPSQINYVISTRFTLEKGYVVESKRGGGGYIRIQRFELPPNVALHAHLNHTIGGGIDQNAAEGLIYQLEEAGFLSKREACLMRAAVSRECLTVKIPYRDEIRAKIMKAMLISLLGK
- a CDS encoding protein arginine kinase — protein: MSSLRFTEQALSDWMRSGGSHSEIVISSRMRIARNLEHLPFPMLASLEQSEEVLELLAPVFHEEAAADFGSFQLLKLDEVNELDKKVLVEKHLISPNLANDSRSAAVLLNEDESVSIMINEEDHLRIQCLFPGLQVREAWERATAIDDIFEAAVNYAFDDKRGYLTSCPTNVGTGLRASVMLHLPALVMTHQINRILSAVNQVGLTVRGIYGEGSEAVGNIFQISNQITLGQTESEIIENLHSVVTQIIEHERNARERLLVDSALRITDRVKRSYGILCYAALMELKESAQRLSDVRLGVDLGILEGLSISVLNELNVKTQPGFLQKMFGDELNATERDMYRAKLLRETLGTQH
- the radA gene encoding DNA repair protein RadA; translation: MAKPKTKFFCTDCGYESPKWFGKCPGCQAWNSMVEETESVVKTQGMNAPIFHSKEKAQSIISIESDKEPRILTGIGELNRVLGGGIVPGSLVLVGGDPGIGKSTLLLQTSHALTTQGLRVLYISGEESVRQTKLRADRLGALSAELYVLCETNMESIEEAIEQIQPQFLVIDSIQTVFMPEVTSAPGSVTQVRECTTRFMRIAKIRGIATVLVGHVTKEGAIAGPRMLEHMVDCVLYFEGERHHTYRLLRAVKNRFGSTNEIGIFEMGEVGLTEVENPSELFLSERPLGVAGSTVVASMEGTRPVLVELQALVAATHFPSPRRMCTGMDHQRMALIIAVLEKRMGMFLQNQDAYLNVAGGVKLDEPAIDLAVAISIASSFRDISTKPYDVFFGEVGLTGEVRGVSRAEMRVKEAAKLGFRRVIMPEKSLKGWKHPQDIQIIGVSTVADALSVALD